The Plasmodium yoelii strain 17X genome assembly, chromosome: 8 genome includes a region encoding these proteins:
- a CDS encoding major facilitator superfamily domain-containing protein, putative, with the protein MMYLTKIVSNACLAIINFGLCLSLTSLSRRMLIKGYDICPDGYRGCDKEKWYFSTFYFTLYMSAFLGCFISLFFRNINRKKFMQVIHYLYIIGSLFTIYYEPHVILFLFSQAFFGLAIGCTIVIVGFYVFEYSPKEHQNYYGFTIQTFFSIGLLISYLFGVIYEHMKFNKITSSYWILMILQKLHMLMPLIFSIISILLLNFVFTMDTPLHLYKSQKYDKFEEIKKKISKVGIDEKHEYHSNEKNNEINIILNDLTIIDFFRNKKLRTNCIIGSILCYLFCFSGCIIIFNNLFLFYNIFETKRESSIISMIFIFIYFLFTIITTKLANYYNNKNKLIILGFVLQLISSFIMMICSLCNLPQVLNKIIISIDIILYIIGFSFGFGHIIWTHIFHIFSEEYKVVGAFCSYYAIFIGTFIMSIFLEFSNINKHSYLFIIFIIFLIVSILFFKSIYINNTEDPPKQEQITESHNSIDISEAIDDASKVQEAEI; encoded by the coding sequence atgaTGTACCTTACAAAAATAGTCAGTAATGCCTGTCTGgcaataataaattttggATTATGCCTATCCTTAACAAGCTTATCAAGAAGAATGTTAATAAAAGGATATGATATATGCCCAGATGGATATAGAGGATGTGATAAAGAGAAATGGTATTTTAgcactttttattttacattatatatgagTGCTTTTTTAGGATGTTttatttcactttttttcagaaatataaatagaaaaaaatttatgcaagtaatacattatttatatataattggaaGTTTATTTACAATATATTATGAACCACAtgtgatattatttttattttctcaaGCTTTTTTTGGATTAGCAATTGGATGTACAATAGTTATAGTTGGTTTTTATGTTTTTGAATATTCCCCAAAAGAacatcaaaattattatggaTTTACAATACagacatttttttcaattggTTTATTAATTAGTTATTTATTTGGTGTTATATATGAACATAtgaaatttaataaaattacatCATCCTATTGGATTCTTATGATATTACAAAAACTACATATGTTAATGCCACTTATTTTTAGTATCATATCAATtctattattaaattttgtatTTACTATGGATACCCCTTTACATTTATACAAATCtcaaaaatatgataaatttgaagaaataaaaaaaaaaataagtaaaGTTGGAATAGACGAAAAACATGAATATCATTCaaatgagaaaaataatgaaataaatattatattgaaCGATTTGACTattattgatttttttagaaataaaaaattaagaacaaattgtattataggatcaattttatgttatttattttgttttagtggttgtattataatttttaataatttatttttattttataatatatttgaaacAAAAAGGGAGAGCTCAATAATTAGcatgatatttatttttatatattttttatttactataataACTACTAAATTagcaaattattataataataaaaataaattaataattttaggGTTTGTTTTACAATTAATATCATCTTTTATAATGATGATATGTTCACTTTGCAATTTACCTCaagttttaaataaaattattatatctattgatattattttatatattattggaTTTTCTTTTGGATTTGGACATATTATATGGACAcatattttccatattttttcaGAAGAATATAAAGTTGTTGGGGctttttgttcatattatgCAATTTTTATTGGAACATTTATTATgtctatatttttagaattttcaaatataaataaacattcatatttatttattatattcattatatttttaattgtttcaatattattttttaaatctatatacattaataatACTGAAGATCCCCCAAAACAGGAACAAATCACAGAATCTCATAATTCAATTGACATTTCAGAGGCAATCGATGATGCATCAAAAGTACAAGAAGCAGAAATATGA
- a CDS encoding dolichyl-diphosphooligosaccharide--protein glycosyltransferase subunit WBP1, putative, with the protein MKRVLGNAFYFLAVSLFINTKLYLFEKIKLKTIYVPNDVPNDVPNGPIKNKIEYFYDKKLVLITNIKNYEQTYSNFLRIFKGENNTNFIKKVIYIDGKNKNEKESEIYKQDKNNENNLLIYNISDNKTSYKNLLNLFDYSLYDGLVILLDILNDNFVQNVDINYIKLFIEKKKDIFLSLNTVIGKKAINFLRELNIQVYGNYSYINDHFNNILLKNKIKKLKTDINIYKQLHTFYTNKIIKDTPIIKNDEINNILFKGTGHIILLENKYYLNILECTKTCLLYDHSHNILKKKKQGEELSLVSSIQLENNSRLIFSSSSEMFSDIFFFLNKENKTFTKNLVMWNFKMSGIIRYNNLKIFYDKYYENNTNKLKKKHTFFINDYFYMTIDFYELINNYWVPFKKNDIQFNLIKFDIIYRNFLDKYNCDDNPTYYKKFKLPNKNGIYKLQIYYLRKGYNILDLEFFIPVRTLLHYDKNKKMKFKNYPFYLYIYISLFCFFLFVLIMLFDNSEYEEITNDKKNK; encoded by the coding sequence atgaagagAGTATTAGGGAatgcattttattttttagctGTTTCCctttttataaatacaaaattatatttgtttgaaaaaataaaactaaagACAATTTATGTACCAAACGACGTACCAAACGACGTACCAAATGGGCCAATTAAAAATAAGatagaatatttttatgataaaaaattagtACTTATAacgaatataaaaaattatgaacaaacatatagtaattttttaagaatatttaagggagaaaataatacaaactttattaaaaaggtaatatatattgatggtaaaaataaaaatgaaaaagaatcTGAGATTTATAAACAAGACAAAAATAATgagaataatttattaatttataacaTATCTGATAATAAAACgagttataaaaatttgttaaatttatttgattattCTTTATATGATGGATTAGTTATATTATTAGATATTTTAAACGATAATTTTGTTCAAAATGtagatataaattatataaaattatttatagaaaaaaaaaaagatatatttttaagtcTAAATACTGTTATAGGAAAAAAAgcaataaattttttaagaGAGTTAAACATACAAGTGTATGGtaattattcatatattaatgatcattttaataatatattattaaaaaataaaataaaaaagttaaaaacagatataaatatttataaacaatTACACACATTTTatactaataaaataataaaagatacaccaattataaaaaatgatgaaataaataatattttatttaaaggaACAGGTCATATAATATTgttagaaaataaatattatctaAATATATTAGAATGTACAAAAACATGCTTATTATATGATCATagtcataatattttaaaaaaaaaaaaacaaggaGAAGAATTATCATTAGTATCATCAATTcaattagaaaataattcgAGATTAATTTTTTCCTCTTCTTCAGAAATGTTCtcagatatatttttttttttaaataaagaaaataagaCATTTACTAAAAATTTGGTTATGTGGAATTTTAAAATGAGTGGTATAATTCGAtacaataatttaaaaattttttatgataaatattatgaaaataatactaataaattaaaaaaaaaacacacattttttataaatgattatttttatatgactATTGATTTTTATGAgctaataaataattattgggtaccatttaaaaaaaacgacatccaatttaatttaattaaatttgatattatatatagaaattttttagataaatataattgtgATGATAATCCAacttattataaaaaatttaaattaccaaataaaaatggaatatataaattacaaatatattatttaagaAAAGGTTACAATATTTTAGACTTGGAATTTTTTATACCAGTTCGAACATTATTACACTatgataaaaacaaaaaaatgaaatttaaaaattatccgttttatttatatatatatatatctttattttgtttttttttatttgtgttaATAATGTTATTTGACAATTCAGAATATGAAGAAATAACaaacgataaaaaaaataaataa
- a CDS encoding pyridoxal phosphate homeostasis protein, putative, with translation MKHINNIKNIENKIEKICQDTCRIPPKILIVSKYVGHEEINNIHSYEKKYHFGENNFDSLIEKSQKLPNTIKWHFIGNIQSNKCKNILKVPNLYMIESLDKQKKANLLNSYLNTINENEQNNNDNLKKLRVLVQIKTTDDPNKTGMMHDNYEDIENTVLYIINNCNFLIFKGLMTISSLDINNRENSFIILNDIKNKLLNNQTISNYFQNKKFHMSMGMSDDLELAIKNNTTQLRIGRAIFG, from the coding sequence ATGAaacacataaataatataaaaaatattgaaaataaaatcgaAAAGATTTGTCAAGACACTTGTCGAATTCCcccaaaaatattaattgtGTCAAAATATGTAGGGcatgaagaaataaataatattcattcttatgaaaaaaaatatcattttggagaaaataattttgatagTCTAATAGAAAAATCACAAAAATTACCTAATACTATAAAATGGCATTTTATAGGAAATATACAATCtaataaatgtaaaaatatattaaaagttccaaatttatatatgattGAGTCATtagataaacaaaaaaaagcaaaTCTTCTAAATAGCTATTTAAATactataaatgaaaatgaacaaaataataatgataatttaaaaaaacttCGTGTATTAGTACAAATTAAAACCACTGATGATCCAAACAAAACAGGAATGATGCATGATAATTATGAAGATATTGAAAATactgttttatatattattaacaattgcaactttttaatatttaaaggTTTAATGACTATATCATCATTGGACATAAATAATAGGGaaaattcatttattattttaaatgacataaaaaataaactttTAAATAATCAAACTATTAGTAactattttcaaaataagaAATTCCATATGAGTATGGGTATGTCAGATGATTTAGAACTTGCaatcaaaaataatacaacACAATTAAGGATTGGAAGAGCAATTTTTGGatag
- a CDS encoding TLD domain-containing protein, with amino-acid sequence MDERQISDKIKVLNVFQNEEITNKSQVPNKFEFEKGVIRNAIISPTSSKSIKNEKMKKNCIIFREQCEYCLTDFSISGYLILTKESLLFEPDLRDKHVIKNGIGTYQIFIDLYDIYECAHIVIPTKYTYLYNNDDTCGFIQILLKSIYIEETKILANKKSNSNGYFYTNVNNKESSNSSLSSPTLNIFNNNNNIYDSNNNNNNNNYDDNNKQKGMSYYKYISKSLSYVLNLAQPLVQNAPFKGYKINQPNLANPTNLANNQANFANPTNLANNQTNFANQTNLANLSRHIIHEEIENEPFQETNNQTELTSKSKRNSFIHFDISSPKNNIIEHMHDSDLKIYQNINEINYSQAISSHPNITYKNNYNSVNYSSYNLKSDNNNNNSNVFNKSKKNSYPIIKKNNFSPKNGNIYPARKTVPSEKIIKNNILTYLNLQNYNKINTKLNDENREKYELDTDNNTNIEKEKTNTTIQNCEFNNFDESSYVHIDQIKREDVNNLISGNNDGNSSSGNNNDACTRQSQNLIEMGPNQSISKTTEEIEYNNEQENKIIKIKSLQGNIENDESHKKGNKKYEEKCFILFRFFNNNTAYETTTKIITEIDNVKKSENKIKKTISSVPFTSNKLLKHIIKQSLIYQESTNLKQESLTSNPMNDIKDFRSLALEPKLDYVNDAVKLLTKDISKQINYYLPPTLSIKVWKLAFCSSIHGVSFKTLYRSVANKGSIILLISDMNNVLFGCFLDKLQCDTCYYGSGENFLFTFKNKSHNSNSENSKKNVEKKTNRNYYDSNICETDTENLIMSTESSKKEDEKSEREDEKTMSITKEDEQNKDPIKSDYIIDPNCPEHEKMTLINKLNTRYEGNFEKLTKNNLSQEIQQDDIIEYDNKSKNQTHYYDFKINNDNDNNKNDTTNSSNSSSDSYGTSNFFPKNEKNANKISKNSNNNNSKNKNKNKFGINERENKANDTPSIQVYNWTTRNNYYVYSDERSITIGGGDNYALVINDDLCKGQTNKSTTYDNDLLTYDEEFEIQFLQLWIFDDT; translated from the exons ATGGATGAGCGTCAAATAAgcgataaaataaaagtcttaaatgttttccaaaatgaagaaataacAAACAAATCACAAGTTCCCAACAAATTCGag TTTGAAAAGGGAGTGATAAGGAATGCAATTATTTCGCCAACTTCAAGTAAatctataaaaaatgaaaaaatgaaaaaaaactgTATAATATTTAGAGAACAATGTGAATATTGTTTAACAGACTTTTCTATAAGTGgctatttaatattaacaaaagaATCATTGTTATTTGAACCCGATTTAAGAGATAAAcatgttattaaaaatggaATAGGAACATATCAAATTTTTATTGAtctatatgatatatatgaatGTGCTCACATTGTCATTCCAACAaaatatacttatttatataacaatGATGATACATGTGgttttattcaaatattattaaaaagcatatatatagaaGAAACCAAAATTTtagcaaataaaaaaagtaacaGTAATggttatttttatacaaatgTAAATAACAAAGAAAGCAGCAATAGTAGCTTATCTAGCCCTACATTGAACATTTTtaacaataataacaatatttatgattcaaataataataataataataataattatgatgataataataaacaaaaaggAATGtcttattataaatatataagtaaAAGCTTATCATATGTTTTAAATTTAGCACAACCATTAGTTCAAAATGCACCATTTAAAGGCTACAAAATTAACCAACCAAACTTGGCAAACCCAACAAACTTGGCAAATAACCAAGCAAATTTTGCAAACCCAACAAACTTGGCAAATAACCAAACAAATTTTGCAAACCAAACAAACTTGGCAAACTTGAGTAGACATATAATTCATGAAGAAATAGAAAATGAACCATTTCAAGAAACTAACAATCAAACTGAATTAACATCCAAATCAAAAAGAAACagttttattcattttgatATATCATcaccaaaaaataatataattgagCATATGCATGATAgtgatttaaaaatatatcaaaatataaatgaaattaatTATAGCCAAGCTATTTCATCTCATCCAAAcattacatataaaaataattataattcagTTAATTATTCTAGctataatttaaaaagtgataataataataataattcaaacgtttttaataaatcaaaaaaaaattcatatcctattataaaaaaaaataatttttccccaaaaaatggaaatatttaTCCAGCACGAAAAACGGTTCCGAgtgaaaaaattattaaaaataatatacttaCATATTTGAAtctacaaaattataataaaataaatactaaattaaatgatgaaaatagagaaaaatatgaattagACACtgataataatactaatatagaaaaagaaaaaacaaatacaACTATTCAAAATTGTGAATTTAACAATTTCGATGAATCTAGTTATGTGCACATAGATCAAATAAAAAGAGAAGATGTCAACAATTTAATAAGTGGCAATAATGATGGCAATAGCAGTAGTGGCAATAATAACGATGCATGCACAAGGCAATCCCAAAATTTGATCGAAATGGGCCCAAACCAATCCATATCTAAAACCACAGAAGAaattgaatataataatgaacaagaaaataaaattataaaaataaaatcattaCAAGGgaatatagaaaatgatgaatcacataaaaaaggaaataaaaaatatgaagaaaaatgttttattttatttcgtttttttaataataatacagcATATGAAACAACAACTAAAATAATAACAGAAATtgataatgtaaaaaaatcagaaaataaaattaaaaaaacaatatcaTCTGTACCATTTACATCTAATAAGttattaaaacatataattaaacaatCCTTAATATATCAAGAATCAACAAATTTAAAACAGGAAAGTTTAACATCAAATCCAATGAATGATATTAAAGATTTTAGATCTTTAGCATTGGAACCTAAATTAGATTATGTTAATGATGCTGTcaaattattaacaaaagATATCtctaaacaaattaattattatttaccaCCCACATTAAGTATTAAAGTTTGGAAACTAGCTTTTTGTTCAAGTATACATGGTGTATCatttaaaacattatataGAAGTGTTGCTAATAAAGGtagcattattttattaatatcggATATGAACAATGTTTTATTTGGATGTTTTCTTGATAAATTACAATGTGATACATGTTATTATGGTTCCGGAGAAAATTTCCTTTTTACtttcaaaaataaatcacATAACTCAAATTctgaaaatagtaaaaaaaatgtcgaaaaaaaaactaacAGAAATTATTACGATTCAAACATTTGTGAAACAGACACAGAGAATTTGATAATGTCAACTGAATCATCCAAAAAAGAAGATGAAAAAAGTGAAAGAGAAGATGAAAAAACAATGTCAATAACAAAAGAggatgaacaaaataaagatCCTATAAAAAGTGATTATATAATTGATCCAAATTGTCCTGAACATGAAAAAATGACATTAATTAATAAACTAAATACACGATATGAAGGAAATTTCGAAAAATTAactaaaaataatttgagTCAAGAAATACAACAAGATGATATTATTgaatatgataataaatcaaaaaatcAAACACATtattatgattttaaaataaacaatgataatgataataataaaaatgacacTACTAATAGTAGTAACAGTTCTAGCGATAGTTATGGAACTAGTAATTTCTTCccgaaaaatgaaaaaaatgccAACAAAATCAGCAAAAATAGCAACAACAATAATAgcaaaaacaaaaacaaaaacaaatttGGAATAAACGAAAGAGAAAACAAAGCCAATGACACACCATCTATTCAAGTCTATAATTGGACTACAcgaaataattattatgtcTATTCAGACGAAAGGTCGATAACAATAGGAGGTGGTGATAATTATGCATTAGTTATTAATGATGATTTATGTAAAGGTCAAACAAACAAAAGTACCACATATGATAAtgatttattaacatatgaTGAAGAATTTGAGATacaatttttacaattatgGATTTTTGATGACacataa